GACTTGAGGCGCCTTTATCGAATGAATCTTTTCCCCGCCACATCCAAGGCAATGGTTCATTGGGTCATTCTGATTTTGGCCGTCGCAACAGGCAAATCCGTTGCGGATTCTGTTCAATTGAACGATTTGCCGGTGACCGTAATCAAACAAAAAAAAGAATGGCGGCAGGGACGCGAAGCGCCCGCCGGCACAGATATCTTTTATGAAGCCGGGAAATTGGGGAACGGATCTGTTTTGCGGGTGGGCGTGAAGTCCAAAGGGGACTTGGCGGGCACGGCGAGCCTTTCCGTGCGGGTTGACGGAATCGTCAAACGGGAATGGACGCTTCCATTGGGGGAACAATGGAAAGACGAGCGCCTGGAATTGGACGGGATCGGCGCCGTGGGCGCCGCGATCCAGTTTCACTTCAGGAGCGTGCAGCCCTTCTGGATTGGCCCTTGCGAAGTCGTCGCGCCCAACCCATCAAGGCCCAACATCATCATTTATCTGATTGACACGCTGCGCTTGGATCGCCTTTTCGTCTATGGCTATGAACGTCCGACATCCCCCGCCATGGACGCCTTCGCGAAAGAATCCGTTCGATTTACCCAGGCTGTTCCCCAAGCCCCGTCCACGCGCTGTTCCGTCGCTTCGATGCTCACTTCCACGTATCCTCCCGAACAAAGCGCCAACGAGGCTGTCTTTCGGCCGGGTTTGCCCCGGCTTGCAACGAGGCTTTCCGAAGGCGGCTACGAGACCCATGGCATCACATCCAACGCGGTCACTTTGCCC
This genomic window from Candidatus Hydrogenedentota bacterium contains:
- a CDS encoding sulfatase-like hydrolase/transferase — encoded protein: MNLFPATSKAMVHWVILILAVATGKSVADSVQLNDLPVTVIKQKKEWRQGREAPAGTDIFYEAGKLGNGSVLRVGVKSKGDLAGTASLSVRVDGIVKREWTLPLGEQWKDERLELDGIGAVGAAIQFHFRSVQPFWIGPCEVVAPNPSRPNIIIYLIDTLRLDRLFVYGYERPTSPAMDAFAKESVRFTQAVPQAPSTRCSVASMLTSTYPPEQSANEAVFRPGLPRLATRLSEGGYETHGITSNAVTLP